In Arthrobacter citreus, a genomic segment contains:
- a CDS encoding GntR family transcriptional regulator, with product MQPNPSVPADQRKPNLTEQVMEHVRTSVISGTMAPGEWYSVYQLADQLNFSRSPVRDGLLRLEEAGLIQFVKNRGFRVIPTTPADVAEIFSIRIALEVPAARRAARAGGAACLAELRAAMDLAAADDNEELFFQLDRDLHDAILVAGEARRAREVIDRLRSATRLLGASTAVSHRGYEDITREHDPILEAIGRGDAEAAGAAMREHLISTGRLLVDQALQRTGGSEDADELWDRLTAGYLS from the coding sequence ATGCAGCCCAACCCCTCCGTCCCCGCAGACCAGCGGAAGCCGAACCTCACCGAACAGGTCATGGAGCATGTGCGCACCTCGGTAATCTCCGGGACGATGGCTCCCGGGGAGTGGTACAGCGTGTACCAGCTGGCGGACCAGCTGAACTTTTCCCGGTCGCCGGTCAGGGACGGCCTGCTGCGGCTGGAGGAAGCCGGACTGATCCAGTTCGTCAAAAACCGGGGATTCCGGGTTATCCCCACCACGCCGGCCGATGTCGCCGAAATCTTCTCCATCCGGATCGCCCTTGAAGTTCCGGCCGCGCGCCGGGCAGCCCGGGCCGGCGGCGCCGCGTGCCTAGCTGAACTGCGCGCTGCCATGGACCTGGCCGCAGCGGACGATAACGAGGAATTGTTCTTCCAGCTTGACCGTGACCTGCACGATGCGATCCTTGTGGCCGGCGAAGCCAGGCGGGCGCGGGAAGTGATCGACCGGCTGCGGTCCGCCACCCGGCTGCTGGGCGCCTCCACCGCTGTATCCCACCGCGGATATGAGGACATTACCCGCGAGCATGATCCGATCCTGGAGGCCATTGGACGCGGAGACGCCGAGGCGGCCGGTGCGGCGATGCGGGAGCATCTGATTTCGACCGGCCGCCTGCTGGTTGACCAGGCGCTGCAGCGCACCGGTGGTTCCGAAGACGCTGACGAACTATGGGACCGGCTGACCGCCGGTTACCTCTCCTAG
- the fmdA gene encoding formamidase — MPQVVFPLDSSKKFEDQEKLGHNRWHPEIPPVAVLKPGDSFRVDCREWFDGAIVNDDSAEDILDAPLLTVHKLSGPFAVEGAKPGDLLVVDILDVGPIPQEDSGPLAGQGWGYTGIFARENGGGFLTEQFPDAYKAIWDFTGQVATSRHVPGVSFTGLIHPGLMGTAPSAALLAKWNQREGDLIATDPHRVPPLALPPEAEHAVLGGLPRDQWERVGAEAARTAPPRENGGNQDIKNLSKGSRIFYPVFVDGANLSVGDLHFSQGDGEITFCGAIEMGGFIDLRVDIIKGGMDTYGVHENAIFMPGKVDPQFSEWIAFSGTSVTLDGEQRYLDSHLSYQRACLHAIDYLTKFGYSPEQAYLLLGAAPIEGRLSGVVDIPNSCSTVYIPTSIFDFDVRPSASGPFRIDPGIGAPRAANR; from the coding sequence ATGCCTCAGGTCGTTTTTCCCCTGGATTCGTCCAAGAAGTTCGAGGACCAGGAAAAGCTGGGCCACAACCGGTGGCACCCGGAAATTCCACCGGTGGCGGTGCTGAAGCCCGGAGACTCGTTCCGGGTGGACTGCCGGGAATGGTTCGACGGCGCGATTGTCAATGACGACTCCGCCGAGGACATCCTTGATGCTCCCCTGCTGACCGTGCACAAGCTCAGCGGCCCGTTTGCGGTGGAGGGCGCCAAGCCCGGGGACCTGCTGGTGGTGGACATCCTCGACGTCGGGCCCATCCCCCAAGAGGACAGCGGTCCGCTGGCGGGGCAGGGGTGGGGGTACACCGGGATTTTCGCGCGGGAGAACGGCGGCGGGTTTCTGACCGAGCAGTTCCCGGACGCGTACAAGGCCATCTGGGATTTCACCGGACAGGTGGCCACGTCCCGGCATGTACCGGGCGTTTCCTTCACCGGCCTGATCCATCCCGGGCTGATGGGAACCGCACCGTCGGCCGCCCTGCTGGCGAAGTGGAACCAGCGTGAAGGCGATCTGATCGCCACCGACCCGCACCGGGTGCCGCCGCTGGCGCTGCCGCCCGAGGCCGAACATGCGGTGCTCGGCGGCCTGCCCCGCGACCAATGGGAACGTGTGGGCGCCGAAGCCGCGCGCACCGCTCCCCCGCGGGAGAACGGCGGCAACCAGGACATCAAAAACCTGTCCAAGGGCTCCCGGATCTTCTATCCGGTGTTTGTGGACGGGGCGAACCTCTCCGTCGGGGACCTGCACTTTTCCCAGGGCGACGGCGAAATCACCTTCTGCGGTGCCATCGAGATGGGCGGGTTCATTGACTTACGGGTGGACATCATCAAGGGCGGCATGGACACCTACGGGGTGCACGAAAATGCGATCTTCATGCCCGGGAAAGTGGATCCGCAGTTCAGCGAGTGGATTGCGTTTTCCGGCACGTCCGTAACGCTGGATGGTGAGCAGCGCTACCTCGACTCGCACCTGTCCTATCAGCGGGCCTGCCTGCACGCGATCGATTACCTGACCAAGTTCGGCTACAGCCCCGAGCAGGCGTACCTCCTGCTGGGCGCCGCCCCGATCGAGGGCCGGCTGTCGGGCGTGGTGGACATCCCCAATTCCTGTTCCACCGTGTACATCCCGACTTCCATCTTTGACTTCGACGTGCGGCCATCCGCATCCGGGCCGTTCCGGATCGATCCCGGCATCGGCGCCCCACGGGCCGCAAACAGGTAA
- a CDS encoding zinc ribbon domain-containing protein, with protein sequence MPLYAYRCPECSDFEVSFDMGQAPADIQCPACKTSSPRRFTAPHLSRATSSAYRLIESTQRSASEPAVVRSPGPATPGAAGPVSRNPAVSTNPLHRKLPRPE encoded by the coding sequence ATGCCGCTCTACGCGTACCGCTGCCCGGAGTGCTCGGACTTCGAGGTCTCCTTCGACATGGGCCAAGCTCCCGCCGATATCCAGTGCCCCGCCTGCAAAACGTCCTCTCCGCGCCGTTTTACCGCACCGCATCTTTCCCGCGCGACTTCCAGCGCATACCGGCTGATCGAGAGCACGCAGCGCTCGGCGTCGGAGCCCGCCGTCGTCCGCTCCCCCGGCCCGGCCACCCCCGGTGCCGCGGGTCCGGTGTCCAGAAATCCCGCAGTCAGCACAAATCCGCTCCACCGAAAGCTGCCCCGCCCCGAATAA
- a CDS encoding BCCT family transporter has product MEDTGASFPTRRSVFIVALAVSLAVLAWAAMAPENLNLAGTTMQGWVVTHFGWLFNATVVAIVVFMLVVGFGPTGKIRLGADDSTPEYSTTSWISMLFAAGLGIGLIFYGPMEPLSHFLSPPPSTDAEAGTSDAILPAMTDAFLHQASIAWCIYALVGGALAYASYRRGRLPLISSLFEPVFPDGNNRVLGKIIDIFAVLVTLFGTATSLGIGALQIRTGVSIITGQELGNGFVVAAISLLTIVFTVSAVAGIKKGIRLMSNANMTLVILLAVFVLLAGPTFFVLDLLPASLIAFVGNMPDMLTVFAGQGAGEEEYLTAWTTLYWAWWISWSPFVGMFIAKISKGRTLRQFVTVVVFVPSAISIVWFTVFGGSAIWMNQNGMDMTVKGAGENVMFDLLGNLPFNAVTSIVCLIAILIFFVTAADSAANVMGSMSQSGRPVPSKAVTIVWAAALGLISMALLLAGGRNALSGLQSIMVTCALPFTIILIGVMISWAKDLRNDPYMIRRRYALEAISGGVRRGIDEHGDDFVFGAAHVPEAEGAGADFESDDPALIEWYTDSVQDPDAVEGPEEEHSETEEPDKAKAGAID; this is encoded by the coding sequence GTGGAGGATACCGGGGCCAGCTTCCCGACCAGGCGAAGTGTATTCATCGTCGCTCTGGCCGTCTCGCTCGCCGTCCTGGCCTGGGCCGCGATGGCGCCGGAGAACCTCAACCTGGCGGGCACCACCATGCAGGGGTGGGTGGTCACTCATTTCGGCTGGTTGTTCAACGCCACTGTCGTGGCCATCGTGGTGTTCATGCTGGTGGTGGGCTTCGGACCCACCGGCAAGATCCGCCTTGGCGCCGACGACAGCACGCCGGAGTACTCCACCACTTCCTGGATCTCCATGCTGTTTGCCGCGGGCCTGGGCATCGGCCTGATCTTTTACGGGCCGATGGAACCGCTCAGCCACTTCCTGAGCCCCCCGCCCTCCACCGACGCCGAGGCCGGCACCTCCGACGCCATCCTCCCGGCCATGACGGATGCTTTCCTGCACCAGGCCAGCATCGCCTGGTGCATCTACGCACTGGTGGGCGGGGCCCTGGCCTATGCATCGTATCGGCGCGGGCGGCTGCCGTTGATTTCTTCCCTGTTTGAACCGGTCTTCCCGGACGGCAACAACCGCGTTCTGGGAAAGATCATCGATATTTTCGCCGTCCTGGTCACCCTCTTCGGAACTGCGACGTCGCTGGGCATCGGGGCGCTTCAAATCCGCACCGGAGTGTCGATCATTACCGGACAGGAGCTTGGCAACGGATTCGTCGTTGCGGCCATCAGCCTCTTGACTATTGTCTTCACGGTTTCCGCCGTGGCAGGCATCAAAAAGGGCATCCGGCTGATGTCCAATGCCAACATGACCCTGGTGATCCTACTGGCCGTTTTCGTTCTGCTGGCCGGGCCGACGTTCTTCGTGCTGGATCTGCTGCCAGCCTCGCTCATCGCGTTTGTCGGCAATATGCCGGACATGCTCACCGTCTTCGCCGGCCAGGGTGCCGGGGAAGAGGAATACCTGACCGCTTGGACCACTCTGTACTGGGCCTGGTGGATCTCCTGGTCCCCGTTTGTGGGCATGTTTATTGCGAAGATTTCCAAGGGCCGGACCCTGCGCCAGTTCGTCACCGTTGTGGTCTTTGTTCCCTCGGCTATTTCCATCGTGTGGTTCACCGTCTTTGGCGGCAGCGCCATCTGGATGAACCAGAACGGCATGGATATGACCGTCAAGGGGGCGGGGGAGAACGTCATGTTCGACCTGCTGGGCAACCTTCCCTTCAACGCCGTCACGTCGATTGTCTGCCTGATTGCCATTCTGATCTTCTTCGTCACCGCTGCGGACTCCGCAGCCAACGTCATGGGGTCCATGTCCCAGTCCGGGCGGCCCGTGCCCTCCAAGGCGGTAACCATTGTCTGGGCGGCTGCCCTTGGGCTAATTTCGATGGCCCTGCTGCTGGCCGGCGGCCGGAACGCCCTCTCAGGACTCCAATCCATCATGGTGACCTGCGCACTGCCGTTCACGATCATTCTGATCGGGGTGATGATCTCGTGGGCCAAGGACCTCCGCAACGATCCCTACATGATCCGGCGCCGCTACGCGCTGGAGGCCATCAGCGGCGGCGTGCGCCGCGGCATTGACGAGCACGGCGACGATTTTGTGTTCGGCGCTGCACACGTCCCGGAGGCCGAAGGCGCCGGAGCGGACTTTGAGAGCGACGACCCCGCGCTGATCGAGTGGTACACGGACAGCGTGCAGGATCCGGATGCAGTGGAAGGGCCGGAGGAAGAGCACTCGGAGACGGAGGAGCCGGACAAAGCGAAGGCCGGCGCCATCGACTAG
- a CDS encoding BCCT family transporter, with protein sequence MNSDFSPPEHVSGSTDGSSVSGSPVRKPAGRPVERVKKALRTAASSPALSLHPGLIPGISVEDTGVSYPTRRSVFIFAMAISLAVLAWAIFAPSNLSSVGTGIQGWVVVHFGWLFNATMVAAAVFMLVVGFGPTGKIRLGADDSTPEYSTTSWISMLFAAGLGIALIFYGPMEPLSHFLSPPPSTDAEAGSSAAILPAMSTTFLHQASLAWIIYALVGGALAYASFRRGRLPLISSLFEPVFPDGNNRVLGKIIDVSAVLVTLFGTATSLGIGAIQIRTGVSIITGQELGNGFVVVAISLLTVVFTISAVAGIKKGIRLLSNLNMTLVILLTLFVLLAGPTFFLLDLLPASLIAFAGSLPDMLTVFAGQGAEQEEFLTGWTTLYWAWWISWSPFVGMFIAKISKGRTLRQFVTVVVFVPMTISICWYTVFGGTAIWMNQNGQDLTVTGTGENVMFDLLGNLPFSSVTPIVCMLAILVFFVTAADSASNVMGSMSQSGRPVPAKSVTIIWSVALGLIAMFLLLAGGRNALSGLQSIMVTCALPFTFILVGLMISWAKDLRNDPLMIRRRYALEAISGGVRRGIDEHGDDFVFGTAHVPEAEGAGADFESDDPALTEWYTDSVQDPEAVEGPEEQPDKVKAASGD encoded by the coding sequence ATGAATTCCGACTTTTCACCACCAGAGCACGTCTCCGGCAGCACCGACGGATCGAGCGTGTCGGGGTCTCCGGTGCGCAAACCCGCCGGGCGTCCGGTTGAGCGTGTGAAAAAAGCGCTGCGTACCGCTGCTTCCTCCCCAGCGCTCAGCCTCCACCCCGGGCTGATCCCGGGCATCAGCGTTGAGGACACCGGGGTCAGCTATCCGACCCGGCGCAGCGTGTTCATTTTTGCCATGGCCATCTCTCTCGCCGTTCTGGCGTGGGCAATTTTTGCGCCCAGCAACCTCAGTTCCGTGGGCACCGGAATACAGGGCTGGGTGGTTGTGCATTTCGGCTGGCTGTTTAACGCCACCATGGTTGCCGCCGCGGTCTTTATGCTGGTGGTGGGCTTCGGGCCGACCGGCAAGATCCGGCTGGGGGCCGACGACAGCACGCCGGAGTACTCCACGACGTCCTGGATTTCCATGCTGTTCGCAGCTGGTCTGGGCATCGCTCTGATCTTCTACGGGCCGATGGAACCACTCAGTCATTTCCTCTCCCCGCCGCCCTCGACTGACGCCGAGGCCGGCAGTTCCGCCGCCATCCTGCCGGCCATGTCGACCACCTTCCTGCACCAGGCCAGCCTCGCCTGGATCATTTACGCCCTGGTGGGCGGAGCCCTGGCCTACGCGTCGTTCCGGCGCGGCCGGCTGCCGCTGATCTCGTCGCTGTTCGAACCGGTCTTCCCCGACGGCAACAACCGGGTGCTGGGAAAAATCATCGACGTTTCCGCCGTGCTGGTGACGCTGTTCGGCACCGCGACCTCGCTGGGCATCGGCGCGATCCAGATCCGCACCGGAGTCTCGATTATCACGGGCCAGGAGTTGGGCAACGGCTTCGTCGTCGTCGCCATCAGCCTCCTGACGGTTGTCTTCACCATCTCCGCGGTAGCCGGCATCAAGAAGGGCATCCGGCTGCTCTCCAACCTCAACATGACCCTGGTCATTCTGCTGACGCTCTTTGTCCTGCTGGCCGGGCCGACGTTCTTCCTGCTCGATCTGCTGCCGGCATCGCTCATCGCGTTTGCCGGCAGCCTGCCCGACATGCTGACCGTCTTCGCAGGCCAGGGCGCGGAACAGGAGGAATTCCTGACCGGCTGGACCACCCTGTACTGGGCATGGTGGATCTCCTGGTCGCCGTTCGTGGGCATGTTCATCGCCAAGATCTCCAAGGGCCGCACCCTGCGCCAGTTCGTCACCGTCGTCGTCTTCGTTCCCATGACCATCTCCATCTGCTGGTACACGGTCTTCGGCGGCACCGCCATCTGGATGAACCAGAACGGGCAGGACCTGACGGTGACGGGTACCGGAGAGAACGTCATGTTCGATCTGCTCGGCAACCTGCCGTTCAGCTCCGTGACGCCGATCGTGTGCATGCTCGCGATTCTGGTCTTCTTCGTCACCGCTGCGGACTCCGCCTCGAACGTCATGGGTTCCATGTCCCAATCGGGCCGGCCCGTGCCCGCTAAATCGGTGACCATCATCTGGTCGGTGGCACTCGGGCTGATCGCCATGTTCCTGCTGCTGGCCGGCGGCCGCAACGCCCTCTCGGGACTGCAGTCCATCATGGTGACCTGCGCGCTGCCGTTCACCTTTATCCTGGTCGGCCTGATGATCTCATGGGCCAAGGACCTGCGTAACGACCCGCTGATGATTCGGCGCCGGTACGCGCTGGAGGCCATCAGCGGCGGAGTGCGCCGTGGCATCGACGAGCACGGCGACGACTTCGTCTTCGGCACCGCCCACGTGCCCGAGGCCGAAGGCGCCGGCGCTGACTTCGAGAGCGACGATCCCGCACTCACCGAGTGGTACACGGACAGCGTGCAGGACCCGGAGGCAGTGGAAGGGCCGGAGGAACAGCCGGACAAGGTAAAAGCCGCCAGCGGCGACTAG
- a CDS encoding VOC family protein, with protein sequence MTPRTYPAGVPCWIDTEQPDVDAAADFYGGLFGWTFEDAMPPGAPGRYLIARLNGADVGGLAGNDGQAASWNTYVAVDDADAAAERLQSAGATVQSEPADAGEGGRAASLYDPQGAGFRIWQARRRPGTQAVNVPGAWNFSDLHTADVGAAAAFYGSAFGWEADDLGYGWLVRRPGYGNHLQSTVDPGIRERQAEISVPPGFEDAIAWYVDAAGNQRPHWHVTFAVEDRDGTADQAERLGAVVVDQSDEEWSRTARIRDPQGAEFTVSQFTPPSG encoded by the coding sequence ATGACACCCAGGACCTACCCCGCGGGCGTGCCGTGCTGGATCGACACCGAGCAGCCCGACGTCGATGCCGCAGCAGACTTCTACGGCGGCCTCTTTGGCTGGACGTTCGAGGACGCCATGCCGCCGGGAGCGCCGGGCCGCTACCTGATTGCGCGGCTGAACGGCGCCGACGTCGGCGGACTGGCAGGCAACGATGGACAGGCTGCGTCTTGGAACACCTATGTGGCCGTTGACGACGCCGATGCCGCAGCCGAGCGGCTGCAGTCTGCAGGCGCCACGGTGCAGTCGGAGCCGGCCGACGCGGGGGAGGGTGGCCGCGCCGCTTCGCTGTACGATCCGCAAGGTGCCGGGTTCCGCATCTGGCAGGCCCGGCGCCGGCCGGGAACACAGGCGGTCAACGTCCCCGGGGCGTGGAACTTCAGTGACTTGCACACGGCCGACGTCGGTGCTGCCGCCGCGTTTTACGGCAGCGCCTTCGGCTGGGAGGCCGATGACCTGGGCTACGGATGGCTGGTCCGCAGGCCAGGTTACGGCAACCATCTTCAGTCCACGGTTGATCCCGGCATCCGGGAACGGCAGGCTGAAATCTCCGTCCCGCCCGGGTTCGAGGACGCCATTGCCTGGTACGTGGATGCCGCTGGCAATCAGCGGCCGCACTGGCATGTCACCTTCGCCGTGGAGGACCGCGATGGGACAGCAGACCAGGCAGAGCGGCTCGGCGCCGTCGTTGTGGACCAGAGCGACGAGGAATGGTCGCGCACCGCACGGATCCGAGACCCGCAGGGCGCGGAATTCACCGTAAGCCAGTTCACGCCGCCTTCGGGATGA
- a CDS encoding SDR family NAD(P)-dependent oxidoreductase: MQLAGNVAIVTGGSKGIGYAVADYLMAHGADVVITSRTPPEVEAAAEKLTAAHPGRRALPVVADAAVAADVERMFETAETELGPVAVVANVAGNYSLGLIADLSEEDWKTVLDTHLTGTFLCTRAAIRRMRASGTAGAVVNIGAVDVYGTTRGNAHYAAAKAGILKFTEVAALEAGRYGIRVNSVSPGVVPAAGALPQTLTDAFHRSFAIDRMGEPSDVAKAVIFLASDYATWITGVDLLVDGGTHLRGLPDYAEHLLGESG; encoded by the coding sequence GTGCAGCTGGCAGGAAATGTTGCGATTGTGACCGGTGGCTCCAAGGGCATCGGATACGCCGTCGCGGACTATCTCATGGCCCATGGGGCCGACGTCGTGATCACCTCCCGCACCCCTCCGGAAGTGGAAGCTGCCGCAGAGAAGCTCACCGCCGCCCATCCCGGCCGCCGCGCGCTGCCGGTTGTCGCCGATGCCGCGGTGGCGGCGGACGTGGAACGCATGTTTGAGACCGCCGAGACGGAGCTTGGGCCGGTGGCCGTCGTCGCCAATGTGGCCGGGAACTACAGCCTGGGCCTGATCGCGGATCTGTCGGAGGAGGATTGGAAAACCGTCCTCGACACTCATCTGACCGGGACGTTCCTGTGCACCCGCGCGGCGATCCGGCGGATGCGCGCCAGCGGCACCGCCGGCGCCGTCGTGAACATCGGGGCCGTTGACGTGTACGGGACCACCCGCGGCAACGCGCACTACGCCGCGGCCAAGGCCGGAATCCTGAAGTTCACCGAGGTGGCAGCCTTGGAAGCCGGCCGCTACGGCATCCGGGTCAACTCGGTTTCTCCCGGCGTGGTGCCGGCCGCGGGCGCCCTGCCCCAGACCCTCACCGACGCGTTTCACCGCAGCTTCGCAATTGACCGGATGGGGGAACCCTCCGACGTCGCCAAAGCAGTGATCTTCCTCGCCTCCGACTATGCCACCTGGATCACCGGCGTCGACCTCCTGGTTGACGGCGGCACCCACCTGCGCGGACTGCCGGACTATGCCGAGCACCTTTTGGGTGAGAGCGGCTGA
- a CDS encoding NAD(P)-dependent oxidoreductase, giving the protein MKVLITGAHGKVGRAVTQAMIDAGHEVMTTDLTRPGYERKPEGTPKYTRADLTDAGEAYAVVRGADAVVHVAAIPEPSGHPPHVVFQTNLMATFNVLEAAVRFGVKRFVYISSETVPGFFFAERDFLPEYAPVDEDHPIHPQDPYALSKHFGEQLMDAAVARSDIQCISIRPSWVQFEGNYETNLGPQIRDSSVLSPGLWSYVDVYDLADAIVLATESDLPGHEVFYIASPDNVGGHNFAEILSKYYGDQIELRGLDRPDASGISSGKAHKMLGWEPKRSWRDYLDAEGKALKQ; this is encoded by the coding sequence ATGAAAGTCCTCATCACCGGCGCTCACGGAAAAGTGGGCCGCGCCGTTACGCAAGCGATGATCGATGCCGGCCATGAAGTCATGACCACTGACCTCACACGTCCCGGTTACGAGCGCAAGCCGGAAGGAACCCCCAAATACACGCGGGCAGACCTCACCGACGCGGGCGAGGCCTACGCCGTCGTGCGTGGAGCTGACGCCGTCGTGCATGTGGCAGCTATCCCCGAGCCGTCGGGCCATCCGCCCCATGTCGTCTTCCAAACGAATTTGATGGCGACGTTCAACGTGCTGGAAGCCGCCGTCCGTTTCGGCGTCAAACGCTTCGTTTACATCTCCAGCGAAACGGTGCCCGGGTTCTTCTTTGCCGAGCGCGATTTCCTTCCCGAGTACGCACCGGTGGACGAAGATCATCCGATTCATCCTCAGGACCCCTACGCGCTCTCCAAGCATTTTGGCGAGCAGCTGATGGACGCCGCGGTGGCGCGGTCCGACATTCAGTGCATCTCCATCCGTCCCAGCTGGGTGCAGTTTGAAGGCAACTACGAAACAAACCTCGGGCCGCAGATCCGCGACAGCTCGGTGCTCAGCCCCGGTTTGTGGAGCTATGTGGATGTGTATGACCTGGCCGACGCCATTGTCCTCGCCACCGAATCGGACCTGCCCGGCCACGAGGTTTTCTATATCGCTTCACCGGACAACGTGGGCGGCCACAACTTCGCCGAGATCCTGTCCAAGTACTACGGCGACCAGATCGAGCTGCGCGGCCTCGACCGGCCCGACGCCTCGGGGATTTCCAGCGGCAAGGCCCATAAAATGCTGGGCTGGGAGCCGAAGCGGTCCTGGCGCGACTACCTGGATGCCGAAGGAAAAGCGCTCAAGCAGTAG